A region from the Aquimarina sp. ERC-38 genome encodes:
- a CDS encoding tyrosine-type recombinase/integrase: MHQNFKGTLASYRSYLTTLCHAGSSVYDYTRFVHYFFTYLQKETGLNEITQLKEKHVWGYYKHLKSATGVRTKRAFSNAHLNRNFLAIDKLLECLHALGMEDAPVPLNYSVENIPLKEISVLSQQEIKHLYGAISDTFSYRFYGIRREARQKTLELVLNLCYGCGLRRSEALHLKEKDIDLDRGVLHVRQGKNYKDRFVPISKNLVRSFTEYIYDYRRHLPGRRTSYLYPFGATAIGQVLPLLQKTLDDSPLKNKNISLHTLRHSIATHLLDNGMPIEQISQFLGHSGLTSTQIYTHIINRD, from the coding sequence ATGCACCAGAATTTTAAAGGAACCCTGGCGAGCTACCGTAGTTATTTAACTACCCTTTGCCATGCCGGATCAAGCGTATACGATTACACCCGTTTTGTACATTATTTTTTTACTTACCTGCAGAAAGAAACTGGGTTAAACGAAATAACCCAACTCAAAGAAAAGCACGTTTGGGGATATTACAAACACTTAAAATCAGCTACCGGGGTACGTACAAAAAGGGCTTTTAGCAATGCACACCTGAACCGGAACTTCCTGGCAATCGATAAGCTACTGGAATGTTTGCACGCCCTGGGGATGGAAGATGCCCCCGTCCCGCTTAACTACAGTGTAGAGAATATCCCACTTAAAGAAATAAGCGTTTTATCACAACAAGAAATAAAACACTTATACGGGGCGATCAGCGACACTTTTAGTTACCGGTTTTACGGCATCCGCAGGGAAGCCCGGCAAAAGACCCTGGAACTGGTACTCAACCTTTGTTATGGTTGCGGGCTTCGAAGATCAGAAGCCCTACACCTAAAGGAAAAAGACATCGATTTAGACCGGGGGGTACTCCACGTAAGACAAGGCAAGAACTATAAAGATAGATTTGTACCGATTAGTAAGAATTTAGTCCGGAGTTTTACCGAATACATCTATGATTACCGCCGGCATTTGCCGGGACGAAGAACGAGCTACCTATATCCCTTTGGTGCTACGGCCATTGGGCAAGTGCTGCCACTACTTCAGAAAACCCTGGATGATAGTCCCCTGAAAAATAAAAATATTAGCCTGCATACTTTGCGCCACTCAATTGCTACGCATTTATTGGATAACGGGATGCCTATTGAACAGATCAGCCAGTTTTTAGGCCATAGCGGGCTTACTTCTACGCAGATTTACACCCATATTATTAACAGAGACTAG
- a CDS encoding tyrosine-type recombinase/integrase, whose translation MNFTDYLQSKGMTPGVIARHEREVTKYETFLERYHTLKETANKKELLAYLKYLQKQRGLSNVTTNQILGMLKNYYAYASEFKELKNIASLIKIRGIRKKQLRPVFTDVQLGELCELYYNYLQSYKPNNRELYFFPDYDKMLKARFLALSFFTCQGLHFGEVLRLRRTDFDLRKGRVELQASKSAASRILPLDTVQIVSLLELFATGQDRIIDYPSHLHKINNQLTELTKGSELAFLDFRHLRASRIVAWIKTKGLRRAQYLAGHRHINATEKYKAHTYEELRKGLLDYHPLN comes from the coding sequence ATGAACTTTACAGACTATTTACAATCCAAAGGAATGACCCCCGGGGTTATTGCCCGCCATGAGAGAGAAGTTACAAAGTATGAAACTTTTTTAGAGCGGTACCATACCCTAAAAGAAACCGCTAATAAAAAAGAGTTATTGGCCTATCTAAAATACTTACAAAAACAGCGGGGACTAAGTAATGTGACCACAAATCAGATACTGGGCATGCTCAAAAATTACTACGCCTACGCCTCGGAGTTTAAAGAACTAAAAAACATTGCTTCTCTTATTAAAATCAGGGGCATAAGAAAAAAGCAGTTGCGCCCCGTTTTTACTGACGTACAACTGGGGGAACTCTGCGAGTTGTATTACAACTATCTGCAAAGTTATAAGCCCAATAACAGAGAACTTTACTTTTTTCCGGACTACGATAAGATGCTCAAAGCCCGCTTTCTAGCCCTTAGCTTTTTTACCTGTCAGGGCTTGCACTTTGGGGAAGTCTTACGCCTTCGAAGGACTGACTTTGACCTTCGAAAGGGAAGGGTAGAATTACAAGCTAGTAAAAGTGCAGCTTCCCGTATCCTTCCCCTGGATACGGTACAGATTGTAAGTTTATTAGAACTTTTTGCTACCGGTCAGGATCGTATTATAGACTACCCTAGCCACCTACATAAGATCAACAATCAACTTACAGAACTGACCAAAGGTAGTGAGCTTGCTTTTTTAGATTTTAGGCACCTTCGGGCCAGTAGGATTGTAGCCTGGATAAAAACCAAAGGCTTACGAAGGGCGCAGTACCTGGCGGGTCACCGTCATATCAACGCTACTGAAAAGTATAAAGCCCACACCTATGAGGAGTTGCGTAAAGGACTATTGGACTATCATCCCCTTAACTAA